In one window of Micromonospora cathayae DNA:
- a CDS encoding alpha/beta hydrolase, which yields MALLHCDFFAETLGLSTSMTVILPQRTSAQIGLAGTAPAGDPPVLYLLHGLSDDHTIWLRRTSIERYVAPLGLAVVMPRVARSFYTDEAHGNRYWTFLSEELPQLCRSFFRVSDRPADTFVAGLSMGGYGAFKWALRHPDRFAAAASLSGALDVAGRSPARHDGHPVDARLWHTVFGDRQVAGSPDDVLHLLDRAADDGGRLPRLYLACGDDDFLRPDSVRFADAARARGVPLTVRFGPGGHDWAYWDARIQDVLAWLPLPANGPAE from the coding sequence ATGGCCCTCCTGCACTGTGACTTCTTCGCCGAGACCCTCGGGCTGAGCACGTCGATGACGGTGATCCTGCCGCAGCGGACCAGCGCCCAGATCGGGCTGGCCGGCACCGCCCCGGCCGGTGACCCACCGGTGCTGTACCTGCTGCACGGTCTCAGCGACGACCACACCATCTGGCTGCGGCGGACCTCCATCGAGCGGTACGTGGCCCCGCTGGGGCTGGCGGTGGTGATGCCCCGGGTGGCGCGGAGTTTCTACACCGACGAGGCGCACGGCAACCGGTACTGGACGTTCCTCAGCGAGGAGCTGCCCCAGCTCTGCCGGTCGTTCTTCCGGGTCTCCGACCGGCCCGCCGACACGTTCGTCGCCGGCCTGTCGATGGGCGGGTACGGGGCGTTCAAGTGGGCCCTGCGGCACCCGGACCGGTTCGCGGCGGCGGCCAGCCTCTCCGGCGCGCTCGACGTCGCGGGCCGCTCCCCCGCGCGGCACGACGGTCACCCGGTCGACGCCCGGCTCTGGCACACGGTCTTCGGGGACCGGCAGGTCGCCGGCTCCCCGGACGACGTGCTGCACCTGCTCGACCGGGCGGCCGACGACGGCGGACGGCTGCCCCGTCTCTATCTGGCCTGCGGGGACGACGACTTCCTGCGCCCGGACAGTGTGCGGTTCGCCGACGCCGCACGGGCCCGGGGCGTCCCGCTGACCGTCCGGTTCGGACCGGGTGGCCACGACTGGGCGTACTGGGACGCCCGGATCCAGGATGTGCTGGCCTGGCTTCCGTTGCCCGCGAACGGACCCGCCGAATGA
- a CDS encoding aminoglycoside phosphotransferase family protein encodes MASPPFQDGRAGIDAPLVRRLVAAQFPQWSHLPVTPVEVDGWDNRTYRLGDELTVRLPTAAGYVPAVDKEHRWLPRLAPQLPVPVPTIVATGVPGEGYPYPWSVRGWLPGETADRGRVDDPVAFALAVAGFLRALQRCDPTDGPAAGEHSFHRGEPPAHYDPDTRRFLAALAGRVDTARATAVWDAALAARWRGTPVWFHGDVAPGNLLVADGKLAAVIDFGTCGVGDPACDLVIAWTVFTGAAREAFRRAVAQDRGTWARARGWALWKALLVLAQTVDTDPARAAAQQRVIKEVLADHDRAG; translated from the coding sequence ATGGCATCACCCCCCTTCCAGGACGGCCGGGCCGGCATCGACGCCCCGCTGGTACGGCGGCTGGTCGCCGCGCAGTTCCCGCAGTGGAGCCACCTGCCGGTGACCCCGGTCGAGGTGGACGGCTGGGACAACCGGACCTACCGGCTGGGCGACGAGTTGACCGTCCGGCTGCCCACCGCCGCCGGGTACGTCCCGGCGGTCGACAAGGAACACCGGTGGCTGCCCCGGTTGGCCCCGCAGCTGCCGGTCCCGGTACCGACGATCGTGGCGACGGGCGTTCCCGGCGAGGGGTACCCGTACCCGTGGTCGGTGCGCGGCTGGCTGCCCGGCGAGACGGCCGACCGGGGGCGGGTCGACGACCCGGTGGCGTTCGCGCTCGCGGTCGCCGGGTTCCTCCGGGCCCTGCAACGCTGCGACCCGACGGACGGCCCGGCGGCCGGCGAGCACAGCTTCCACCGGGGCGAGCCGCCCGCCCACTACGATCCGGACACCCGTCGCTTCCTGGCCGCGCTGGCCGGTCGGGTCGACACCGCCCGCGCCACCGCCGTCTGGGACGCCGCCCTGGCCGCCCGGTGGCGGGGTACGCCGGTGTGGTTCCACGGTGACGTCGCCCCCGGCAACCTGCTGGTCGCCGACGGGAAACTGGCCGCCGTCATCGACTTCGGCACCTGTGGCGTCGGTGACCCGGCCTGCGACCTGGTGATCGCCTGGACGGTGTTCACCGGGGCCGCCCGGGAGGCGTTCCGCCGGGCGGTCGCCCAGGACCGGGGCACCTGGGCGCGGGCCCGGGGCTGGGCACTGTGGAAGGCGCTGCTGGTACTGGCCCAGACGGTCGACACCGACCCGGCGCGGGCCGCCGCGCAGCAGCGGGTGATCAAGGAGGTGCTGGCCGACCACGACCGCGCCGGGTAG